One segment of Neisseria mucosa DNA contains the following:
- the mutS gene encoding DNA mismatch repair protein MutS: protein MSKPTVSPMMQQYLAIKSQHADKLVFYRMGDFYELFLDDAVEAAKLLDITLTTRGQMDGVPIKMAGVPFHAAEQYLARLVKMGKSVAVCEQVGEVGAGKGPVERKVVRIVTPGTLTDAAFLEDKETNRIVAVNADKKNVAIAWASLQSGEFKTKLTTADKLADELARLQAAEILLPEGKSLPDGFQATSANITRLNSWQFAADAGAKLLTEYFGCQDLHGFGLDGKEHEAAVGAAGALLNYIRLTQNLMPQHLDGISLETDSQYIGMDAATRRNLEITQTLSGKKSPTLFSILDGCATHMGSRLLALWLHHPLRSRAHIRARQEAVAALGSQYETLQGRLKNIADIERIAARIAVGNARPRDLAALRDSLFALSEIELSAEGNSLLETLKAVFPETLPVAETLKAAVMPEPAVWLKDGGVINQGYCAELDELRHIQNHGDEFLLDLEARERELTGLSTLKVEFNRVHGFYIELSKVQAEQAPADYQRRQTLKNAERFITPELKTFEDKVLTAQEQALALEKRLFEALLKDIQTTLPQLQKAAKAAAALDVLSTFAATAAERGFVCPEFADYPIIHIENGRHPVVEQQVRHFTANHTRLDHKHRLMLLTGPNMGGKSTYMRQVAHIVLMAHTGSFVPADSAQIGPIDQIFTRIGASDDLASNRSTFMVEMSETAYILHHATDQSLVLMDEVGRGTSTFDGLALAHAIAEHLLQKNKSFSLFATHYFELTRLPEAHATAVNMHLSALEQGQDIVFLHHIEPGPASKSYGIAVAKLAGLPNRALKAAQKHLNDLENQAAANRPQLDIFSAMPSENREDEEGKAQEVEPIDNLQTNELAEALAQIQPDNLTPREALDALYRLKEICNKVS, encoded by the coding sequence ATGTCCAAACCCACCGTTTCCCCGATGATGCAGCAGTATCTCGCCATCAAATCGCAACACGCCGACAAGCTGGTGTTTTACCGTATGGGCGACTTCTACGAGTTGTTTTTGGATGATGCGGTGGAAGCGGCGAAGCTGCTGGACATCACCCTGACCACGCGCGGGCAGATGGACGGCGTGCCGATTAAGATGGCGGGCGTGCCGTTTCACGCGGCGGAGCAGTATCTGGCGCGACTGGTAAAGATGGGCAAAAGCGTGGCGGTGTGCGAGCAGGTGGGCGAAGTCGGTGCGGGCAAAGGGCCGGTGGAGCGCAAAGTCGTGCGCATCGTAACGCCCGGCACGCTGACCGACGCGGCGTTTTTGGAAGACAAGGAAACCAACCGCATTGTGGCGGTAAATGCAGACAAGAAAAACGTTGCCATTGCATGGGCTTCTTTGCAAAGCGGCGAATTCAAAACCAAGCTGACGACGGCGGACAAACTCGCCGACGAGCTGGCGCGTTTGCAGGCGGCGGAAATCCTGTTGCCCGAAGGCAAAAGCCTGCCTGACGGTTTTCAGGCAACCTCTGCCAACATCACGCGCCTGAACTCATGGCAGTTTGCCGCCGACGCCGGCGCGAAATTGTTGACCGAATACTTCGGCTGCCAAGACCTGCACGGCTTCGGTTTGGACGGCAAAGAACACGAAGCCGCCGTCGGCGCGGCGGGCGCGTTGTTGAACTACATCCGCCTGACGCAAAACCTGATGCCGCAACACCTCGACGGCATTTCGCTCGAAACCGACAGCCAATATATCGGCATGGACGCCGCCACGCGCCGCAATCTCGAAATCACGCAAACCCTCTCCGGCAAAAAATCGCCGACCCTGTTTTCCATACTCGACGGCTGCGCCACCCACATGGGCAGCCGCCTCTTGGCACTCTGGCTGCACCACCCCTTACGCAGCCGCGCCCACATCCGCGCCCGCCAAGAAGCCGTTGCCGCGCTGGGTTCGCAATACGAAACCCTGCAAGGCCGTCTGAAAAACATCGCGGACATCGAACGCATCGCCGCCCGCATCGCCGTCGGCAACGCCCGCCCGCGCGACCTCGCCGCCCTGCGCGACAGCCTGTTTGCCCTGTCCGAAATCGAACTGTCCGCCGAGGGCAACAGTCTCTTAGAAACCCTCAAAGCCGTTTTCCCCGAAACCCTGCCCGTCGCCGAAACCCTCAAAGCCGCCGTGATGCCCGAACCCGCCGTCTGGCTCAAAGACGGCGGCGTCATCAACCAAGGCTATTGCGCAGAACTCGACGAGTTACGCCACATCCAAAACCACGGCGACGAATTCCTGCTCGACCTCGAAGCGCGCGAACGCGAACTCACCGGCCTTTCCACCCTCAAAGTCGAGTTCAACCGCGTCCACGGCTTCTACATCGAGCTATCCAAAGTCCAGGCCGAACAAGCCCCCGCCGACTACCAACGCCGCCAGACCCTCAAAAACGCCGAACGCTTCATCACCCCCGAACTCAAAACCTTCGAAGACAAAGTCCTGACCGCGCAAGAGCAGGCATTGGCATTGGAGAAACGCCTGTTTGAAGCCCTGCTCAAAGACATTCAGACGACCCTTCCACAGCTTCAAAAAGCAGCAAAAGCCGCCGCTGCGCTGGACGTACTCTCCACCTTCGCCGCCACCGCCGCCGAACGCGGCTTCGTTTGTCCTGAGTTCGCCGACTACCCCATTATCCATATCGAAAACGGCCGCCATCCCGTCGTCGAGCAACAAGTGCGCCACTTCACCGCCAACCACACCCGCCTCGACCACAAACACCGCCTCATGCTCCTGACCGGCCCCAACATGGGCGGCAAATCCACCTACATGCGCCAAGTCGCCCACATCGTCCTCATGGCGCACACCGGCAGCTTCGTCCCTGCCGATTCAGCTCAAATCGGCCCCATCGACCAAATCTTCACCCGTATCGGCGCCTCCGACGACCTCGCCTCCAACCGCTCTACCTTCATGGTCGAAATGAGCGAAACCGCCTACATCCTCCACCACGCCACCGACCAATCCCTCGTCCTCATGGACGAAGTCGGTCGCGGCACCTCCACCTTTGACGGCCTCGCCCTTGCGCACGCCATCGCCGAACACCTGCTGCAAAAAAACAAATCCTTCAGCCTCTTTGCCACCCACTATTTCGAGCTGACCCGCCTGCCTGAAGCCCACGCAACGGCAGTCAATATGCACCTCTCCGCGCTCGAACAAGGACAAGACATCGTCTTCCTCCACCACATCGAACCCGGCCCCGCCAGCAAAAGCTACGGTATCGCCGTCGCCAAACTCGCCGGCCTGCCCAACCGTGCTTTGAAAGCGGCTCAAAAGCATTTAAACGATTTGGAAAACCAAGCCGCCGCCAACCGTCCGCAGTTGGATATTTTCAGCGCCATGCCGTCTGAAAATAGGGAAGATGAGGAAGGGAAAGCACAAGAAGTTGAGCCTATTGATAATTTGCAGACCAATGAATTGGCCGAAGCGTTGGCGCAAATCCAGCCCGACAACCTCACGCCGCGCGAAGCCTTGGATGCCTTGTACCGTTTGAAAGAAATCTGCAACAAGGTGTCGTAA
- a CDS encoding polyamine aminopropyltransferase, which translates to MPPRHPYRRLRPAKSHLPEVGISEEGNIRSLHLGSDTIQSSMNVDHPSELVLSYSRAMMGWLLFAETPPKHITQIGLGGGSFARWIDSYLPDTKQTAIDINPQVIAVARSLFELPHEGENFEIIEADGAEYIKVFRHNTDVILVDGFDGEQIIDALVEEPFFQDCRNALSPDGVFVTNWWSGDQRYQRFVERLLNSFDGRVLELPAESHGNVAVMAFQSNPKEQNLDNLKKRAEKLSEKYGLDFKRMLANLKANNQNNGKNFYL; encoded by the coding sequence ATGCCGCCCCGCCATCCTTACCGCCGCCTGCGCCCTGCCAAATCCCATCTGCCCGAAGTCGGCATTTCCGAAGAAGGCAATATCCGTTCCCTGCACTTGGGCAGCGACACCATCCAAAGCTCCATGAATGTCGATCATCCGTCCGAGCTGGTGTTGTCGTACAGCCGCGCCATGATGGGTTGGCTGCTGTTTGCAGAAACCCCGCCCAAACACATCACCCAAATCGGCTTGGGCGGCGGCTCGTTTGCCCGTTGGATAGACAGCTACCTGCCCGATACCAAGCAAACCGCCATTGACATCAATCCGCAAGTCATCGCCGTGGCGCGCAGCCTGTTTGAATTGCCGCACGAAGGTGAAAATTTTGAAATTATCGAGGCAGATGGCGCAGAATATATTAAAGTGTTCCGCCACAATACCGATGTAATTTTGGTAGATGGTTTTGACGGCGAACAGATTATCGATGCTTTGGTGGAAGAGCCCTTCTTCCAAGACTGCCGCAATGCCCTCTCCCCCGACGGCGTATTTGTCACCAACTGGTGGAGCGGTGACCAGCGTTATCAACGCTTTGTCGAACGCCTGCTCAACTCCTTTGACGGCCGCGTGCTCGAGCTGCCTGCCGAAAGCCACGGCAACGTTGCAGTCATGGCGTTCCAAAGTAACCCTAAAGAACAAAATCTCGACAACCTGAAAAAACGCGCCGAAAAATTAAGCGAAAAATACGGCTTGGACTTCAAACGGATGCTTGCCAATTTGAAAGCCAACAATCAAAACAACGGCAAGAATTTTTATCTATAA
- a CDS encoding DUF5672 family protein, whose product MSFADITVVGITGADSYTEGTMYAVARSCAELPGSSGLLISPSRPQGLPENILHQPCRPFGYLEYNLFVLYQLMYYIETDYCLIVQNDGWVLNGQNWQDAYREYDYIGAPLPILLETEADGQFFLKGTDQYLAKQHLIQTSPNLDEPQNGGFSLRSKRLLTMPRQLGLNVEIRPPLPPKDGKMAGMEWLVRLHHEDMFLTAQHRYRLQDLGLKFAPPNIATQFSSEVPFINRMRNVPLERVFGAHWTGSVALTGCNRVRFAQLNGDELETLSRFFRNLGYELE is encoded by the coding sequence ATGAGTTTTGCTGACATTACCGTGGTGGGTATTACCGGCGCAGATTCTTATACCGAGGGCACGATGTACGCCGTTGCCCGCAGTTGCGCCGAATTGCCCGGAAGCAGCGGATTGCTGATCAGCCCGAGCCGTCCGCAAGGTTTGCCGGAAAATATCCTGCATCAGCCTTGCCGGCCATTCGGTTATCTGGAATACAATCTGTTTGTTTTGTACCAACTGATGTATTACATCGAAACCGATTATTGTTTGATTGTTCAAAATGACGGCTGGGTGTTGAACGGTCAAAACTGGCAGGATGCCTATCGGGAATATGACTACATCGGCGCACCTTTGCCGATTTTGTTGGAAACCGAAGCCGACGGGCAGTTTTTCCTGAAGGGGACCGACCAATATTTGGCCAAACAGCATCTGATTCAGACTTCCCCGAATTTGGACGAGCCGCAGAACGGCGGTTTCAGCCTGCGCAGCAAGCGGCTTTTAACCATGCCTCGGCAACTGGGCCTAAATGTAGAAATCCGGCCGCCTTTGCCGCCGAAAGACGGGAAAATGGCCGGTATGGAATGGCTGGTGCGGCTGCACCACGAGGATATGTTTTTGACGGCGCAACACCGTTATAGATTGCAGGACTTGGGTCTGAAATTCGCGCCTCCGAATATTGCGACACAATTTTCTTCAGAAGTACCGTTTATCAATCGAATGAGGAATGTCCCTTTAGAGCGCGTCTTTGGGGCGCACTGGACGGGCAGTGTGGCTTTGACCGGCTGCAACCGTGTCCGTTTTGCCCAATTAAATGGTGATGAGTTGGAAACATTATCCCGTTTTTTTAGAAATTTGGGTTATGAATTAGAATAA
- the panB gene encoding 3-methyl-2-oxobutanoate hydroxymethyltransferase — translation MITVNTLQKMKAEGEKIAMLTAYESSFAALMDNAGVDVLLVGDSLGMAVQGRQSTLPVSLQDMCYHTECVARGTKNAMIVSDLPFGAYQQSKEQAFAAAAELMAAGAHMVKLEGGVWMAETTEFLQMRGIPVCAHIGLTPQSVFAFGGYKVQGRGDKAEALLNDAKAHDAAGAAIVLMECVPAELAKKVTETVSCPTIGIGAGVDCDGQVLVMHDMLGIFPGKTAKFVKNFMQGKDSVQAAVKAYVNEVKAKTFPSVEHTFAG, via the coding sequence ATGATTACCGTAAACACTTTGCAAAAAATGAAAGCAGAGGGCGAGAAAATCGCTATGCTGACCGCTTATGAATCCAGCTTTGCCGCGCTGATGGACAATGCCGGCGTGGATGTATTGCTGGTCGGCGATTCTTTGGGTATGGCGGTGCAAGGTCGTCAGTCCACTTTGCCGGTGAGCTTGCAGGATATGTGCTACCACACTGAATGTGTGGCTCGCGGCACTAAAAATGCCATGATTGTCAGCGACTTGCCGTTTGGCGCGTATCAGCAGAGCAAAGAGCAGGCATTTGCAGCAGCGGCAGAGTTGATGGCGGCCGGTGCGCATATGGTCAAGCTCGAAGGCGGTGTCTGGATGGCGGAGACCACTGAATTTCTGCAAATGCGCGGTATTCCTGTTTGCGCCCACATCGGCCTGACCCCGCAATCCGTGTTTGCATTCGGCGGCTATAAAGTTCAAGGCCGAGGCGACAAGGCGGAAGCGTTGCTCAACGACGCTAAAGCGCATGATGCGGCAGGTGCGGCAATCGTATTGATGGAATGCGTTCCTGCAGAGTTGGCGAAAAAAGTAACCGAGACAGTTTCTTGCCCGACCATCGGTATTGGCGCAGGCGTGGATTGCGACGGTCAGGTTTTGGTGATGCACGATATGCTCGGCATTTTCCCCGGTAAAACCGCAAAATTCGTGAAAAACTTTATGCAGGGCAAAGACAGCGTTCAAGCTGCGGTCAAAGCCTATGTGAATGAAGTCAAAGCAAAAACGTTCCCATCTGTCGAACATACGTTTGCCGGATAA
- a CDS encoding NUDIX hydrolase has product MDLKETKLSSEPIYEGSFVTISRDRVRLPNGNESQRVVIRHPGAACVLAETEDGKVVLVRQWRYAADQATLELPAGKLDVADEDPAECALRELAEETPYVADSVKLLYTFYTAVGFCDEKMYLYQAQGVRLGSELSNDEDEITETVLMSKEEVRNALANDEIKDGKTLIGLQYWLTQN; this is encoded by the coding sequence ATGGATTTGAAAGAAACTAAATTAAGCAGCGAGCCAATCTACGAAGGTTCTTTTGTTACCATCAGCCGCGATCGGGTGCGCCTGCCTAACGGCAACGAAAGCCAACGGGTTGTGATCCGTCATCCGGGTGCTGCGTGTGTATTGGCGGAAACGGAAGACGGTAAAGTTGTTTTGGTGCGCCAATGGCGTTATGCCGCCGATCAGGCGACGTTGGAATTGCCGGCGGGTAAATTGGATGTGGCGGATGAAGATCCTGCCGAATGCGCTTTGCGTGAGTTGGCGGAAGAAACGCCATATGTCGCCGACAGTGTCAAACTGTTGTACACCTTTTACACCGCAGTCGGTTTTTGCGATGAAAAAATGTATCTCTACCAAGCGCAAGGCGTGCGTTTGGGCAGCGAGTTAAGCAACGATGAGGATGAAATTACAGAAACCGTCCTGATGAGCAAGGAAGAGGTGCGCAATGCATTGGCAAACGATGAAATCAAAGATGGTAAGACTTTGATTGGTTTGCAGTATTGGTTGACTCAGAATTGA
- a CDS encoding DUF4198 domain-containing protein produces MKQWMLLGLLGLGAAAQAHDVWVAAPAHQPAGKILHADLGYSHDFPNVEKIADDRVHIFKPLQLTDSSKKTVDLVNKGENYQYVSKAALPAGSYWVSATYKPTFWSKNQDGWKQQTLKQLAGATYCEQSQMFGKSFVHVGNGAVDEAVLTRPIGQELELVPLKNPNAVKAGGILPVKVLYKGEPLVKATVTASSDTLAEMDLESTHDHREPQGFSGKTDKNGVVNVITLIDGLWKIKVVNETDYSDKSVCQKDNTYATLIVPVGTKRAAARHAHHHQH; encoded by the coding sequence ATGAAACAGTGGATGCTTTTAGGATTGCTGGGATTGGGCGCAGCGGCGCAGGCGCACGATGTTTGGGTGGCCGCACCGGCACATCAGCCTGCCGGTAAAATCCTGCATGCGGATTTGGGTTACAGCCACGACTTCCCCAATGTCGAAAAAATCGCCGACGACCGCGTGCATATTTTCAAACCGCTGCAATTGACCGACAGCTCAAAGAAAACCGTTGATTTGGTGAATAAGGGCGAAAACTATCAATACGTTTCCAAAGCCGCCCTGCCCGCAGGCTCCTACTGGGTCAGCGCAACCTACAAACCGACTTTCTGGTCGAAAAACCAAGACGGCTGGAAACAGCAAACCTTGAAACAGCTGGCCGGTGCCACCTATTGCGAACAATCGCAAATGTTCGGCAAGAGTTTCGTCCACGTGGGCAACGGCGCAGTCGATGAAGCGGTATTGACCCGCCCTATCGGCCAAGAGCTGGAACTGGTTCCGCTGAAAAATCCGAACGCAGTCAAAGCCGGCGGTATTTTGCCGGTCAAAGTCCTGTACAAAGGCGAGCCTTTGGTTAAAGCCACTGTTACCGCCAGCTCCGACACTTTGGCCGAAATGGACTTGGAATCAACCCATGACCACCGCGAGCCTCAAGGCTTCTCCGGCAAAACCGATAAAAACGGCGTGGTCAATGTGATTACGCTGATTGACGGTTTGTGGAAAATCAAAGTGGTGAACGAGACCGATTACAGCGATAAAAGCGTATGTCAGAAAGACAATACTTACGCAACGCTGATTGTGCCTGTCGGTACCAAACGCGCGGCTGCACGCCATGCCCACCATCATCAACATTAA
- the panC gene encoding pantoate--beta-alanine ligase, whose amino-acid sequence MQIIHTIKELREWRKTAGKVAFVPTMGNLHEGHLALVREAKKRADNVVVSIFVNRLQFGQGEDFDKYPRTLQQDADKLAGEGVAVVFAPDEKELYPNVEQRFNVEPPHLQNELCGKFRPGHFRGVATVVTKLFNIVQPDTACFGKKDYQQLAIIKGFVEDLNFNIEIVPVDTGRASDGLALSSRNQYLSEAERAEAPRLYQELQNIATALKNGNLDYAQLEAECIRRLTDAGWVVDYVEIRHAHSLAVAHVGDKELVVLAAARLGTTRLIDNLEVALA is encoded by the coding sequence ATGCAAATTATTCATACGATTAAAGAATTGCGCGAGTGGCGCAAAACTGCCGGAAAAGTGGCATTTGTACCGACCATGGGCAATCTGCACGAAGGCCATCTTGCGCTGGTGCGCGAAGCGAAAAAACGTGCCGATAACGTTGTGGTCAGTATTTTTGTCAACCGCCTGCAATTCGGACAAGGCGAGGATTTCGACAAATATCCGCGTACTTTGCAGCAAGATGCCGACAAATTGGCAGGCGAGGGCGTTGCCGTCGTGTTTGCGCCTGATGAAAAAGAGCTGTATCCGAATGTGGAACAGCGTTTCAATGTCGAGCCTCCGCACCTGCAAAATGAATTGTGCGGCAAATTCCGTCCGGGCCATTTCCGCGGCGTTGCGACCGTTGTGACCAAGTTGTTCAACATTGTTCAACCCGATACCGCCTGTTTCGGCAAAAAAGACTATCAGCAGCTGGCGATTATCAAAGGCTTTGTCGAAGACTTGAATTTCAATATCGAAATCGTCCCGGTCGATACCGGCCGCGCTTCAGACGGCCTGGCACTTTCCAGCCGCAACCAATATTTGAGCGAAGCAGAGCGTGCAGAAGCGCCCCGCCTCTATCAAGAGTTGCAAAACATTGCCACCGCCTTGAAAAACGGCAATCTGGATTACGCCCAACTCGAGGCCGAATGTATCCGCCGTTTGACCGACGCCGGCTGGGTGGTTGATTACGTTGAAATCCGCCATGCACACAGCTTGGCAGTAGCTCATGTCGGCGATAAAGAATTGGTGGTGCTTGCCGCCGCCCGTTTGGGTACCACGCGCCTGATTGATAATTTGGAAGTGGCTTTGGCTTAA
- a CDS encoding alpha/beta hydrolase: MLKPDIIQIPGPAGLLETIYLPSTQESARGVAVINHPNPLQGGTNTNKVIQTAAKALSQLGFHCYLPNLRGVGNSEGEHDYGRGETQDCIAVIDYARAQHPDAPQFVLAGFSFGGYVSTFAAQARTPDLLLLMGAAVHHYTDRPEPSNVPDVAKTLMIHGAEDEVVEINKALTWAEPQGLPVVTIAGSSHFFHGKLIVLRDTITRFAPALLG; the protein is encoded by the coding sequence ATGCTCAAACCCGACATCATTCAAATCCCCGGTCCGGCCGGTTTGCTGGAAACCATCTACCTGCCAAGCACACAAGAATCCGCCCGCGGCGTTGCCGTCATCAACCACCCCAATCCCCTGCAAGGCGGCACCAACACCAACAAAGTCATCCAAACCGCCGCCAAAGCCCTCAGCCAACTCGGCTTCCATTGCTACCTGCCCAATTTGCGCGGCGTAGGCAATAGCGAAGGCGAGCACGACTACGGCCGCGGCGAAACGCAAGACTGCATTGCCGTTATAGACTACGCCCGTGCGCAACATCCTGACGCGCCGCAATTCGTCCTAGCCGGTTTCTCATTCGGCGGCTACGTTTCCACCTTTGCCGCACAAGCGCGCACGCCTGATTTACTGTTGCTGATGGGCGCCGCCGTCCATCACTACACCGACCGCCCGGAACCATCCAACGTTCCCGATGTCGCCAAAACATTGATGATTCATGGCGCAGAAGACGAAGTCGTCGAAATCAACAAAGCCCTGACATGGGCAGAACCACAAGGCCTGCCTGTTGTAACCATTGCCGGTTCGTCCCACTTCTTCCACGGCAAACTCATCGTTTTGCGCGATACGATTACACGGTTTGCACCGGCTTTATTAGGTTAA